The Drosophila nasuta strain 15112-1781.00 chromosome 2L, ASM2355853v1, whole genome shotgun sequence genome window below encodes:
- the LOC132784089 gene encoding zinc finger protein 853 codes for MIIVLLLLFQSLCLYCQRLVLHIHDRCFPRNARLIQEVAETVGDRKALQHLEHLELEQTKRRQKRRTLESILPLGAGANLEACRFCAHSPQGYCRHHFHLQLYKQRLTGSQRYNSGEQDYKQQRRIRRELKRSLEQQQQQQLQSRNSYRYQYYQSPSRSSVSSGYASLSQSVSLDELQLEGQEQELHEEQFEEGFEEEQFEQVEEQFEEQHERQIEQHLEVHFEDLRQPELITSHL; via the coding sequence ATGATTATCGTGCTGTTGTTACTATTCCAATCGCTGTGCCTCTACTGCCAACGTCTCGTGCTCCACATCCACGACAGATGCTTTCCGCGGAACGCACGTCTGATCCAGGAGGTGGCCGAAACCGTTGGCGATCGTAAGGCTCTTCAGCACTTGGAGCACTTGGAATTGGAGCAGACCAAGCGTCGACAAAAGCGTCGCACACTGGAGTCCATTTTGCCATTGGGTGCCGGTGCCAATCTTGAAGCGTGTCGCTTCTGCGCCCATAGTCCACAAGGCTATTGTCGTCATCACTTCCATCTGCAGCTCTACAAGCAACGACTGACAGGTAGCCAGAGGTACAACTCTGGCGAACAGGATTACAAGCAGCAACGCAGGATAAGGCGAGAGCTGAAGCGCAGTctggaacagcagcaacaacagcaactgcagtcAAGAAACAGCTATCGCTATCAGTACTATCAGAGTCCCAGTCGTAGCTCTGTAAGCAGTGGTTACGCATCACTTTCGCAGTCGGTGTCATTAGACGAGTTACAGCTGGAAGggcaggagcaggagctgcACGAAGAACAGTTCGAGGAGGGCTTTGAGGAAGAACAATTCGAGCAGGTCGAGGAGCAGTTTGAAGAACAGCACGAACGACAAATTGAGCAGCATTTAGAGGTGCATTTCGAGGACCTTCGTCAGCCAGAGTTGATAACGAGCCATTTATAG
- the LOC132784082 gene encoding SPRY domain-containing SOCS box protein 3 → MSDLEVGQQSPPMPAQTPRQRRRQQQQARLEQASMAGGDGQDKTILMRCPLVNGIEDNWTWSKRFRSKEVVLSGSNLRTVHFHPNWSKGTAGIQGKRPLNNGRYYWELHVSQRVFGTSIMFGIGTRNCRLHANAFRNMLGENEHGWGLSHKGVLWHKGVALLYTKRFRENHPTQIGVLFDGIEGTLTYYKDGKCLGVAFRGLDKVEEPLYPIVCSTAAKTEMTLKCARREFVNLQDRCRAVIMRRLRTAADLEKLKLPLPITEYLGEVIDDKEPLRQVNGYEMCMMDMN, encoded by the exons ATGTCGGATCTTGAAGTGGGACAACAATCACCTCCAATGCCAGCGCAGACACCACGTCAACGTCgacgccaacaacagcaggcaCGTCTTGAGCAGGCATCGATGGCTGGAGGCGATGGCCAGGACAAAACGATATTGATGCGTTGCCCCTTGGTGAATGGAATCGAAGACAATTGGACGTGGAGCAAACGCTTTCGGTCTAAAGAGGTTGTGCTCAGCGGTTCCAATTTACGTACTGTGCACTTTCACCCCAATTGGAGCAAAGGCACTGCCGGCATTCAGGGCAAACGACCGTTAAACAATGGTCGCTACTACTGGGAGCTGCATGTGTCGCAACGTGTCTTTGGCACCTCCATCATGTTTGGCATCGGCACCAGAAATTGTCGCCTACACGCCAATGCCTTTCGCAATATGCTTGGCGAAAACGAGCACGGCTGGGGATTGTCGCACAAAG GCGTACTTTGGCACAAGGGCGTTGCGCTGTTATATACGAAACGCTTTCGTGAGAATCATCCCACACAAATTGGCGTGCTCTTTGATGGCATCGAGGGCACCTTGACCTACTACAAGGATGGCAAGTGCCTGGGCGTGGCCTTCAGAGGCTTGGACAAG GTAGAAGAACCGCTTTATCCCATCGTGTGCTCCACAGCGGCCAAGACAGAGATGACTCTGAAGTGTGCACGTCGTGAGTTTGTTAATCTTCAGGATCGTTGTCGTGCCGTGATAATGCGACGACTGCGTACCGCTGCTGATCTGGAGAAACTCAAGTTGCCGTTGCCAATTACTGAATATTTAGGCGAGGTGATTGATGATAAGGAGCCACTACGTCAG GTAAATGGTTACGAGATGTGCATGATGGATATGAATTAA
- the LOC132784061 gene encoding reticulocalbin-2 yields the protein MMTLWPMVVLTLAILAAVGPMPTHGAVASPHKHEKHTSKERIKDGVYVPRDAHHHGEHGEHNVEFDHEAIIGNTKEAQEFDTLTPEESKRRLAILIRMMDLNKDEYIDRHELKAWILRSFKKLSEEEAADRFEEIDLDGDDKITWKEYLLDTYAMEDEDFKKEVIDFDSYEDEQNMIKQDKEMFNAADVNKDGVLTMEEYVYFQNPEEHPQMLPILLEHTMQDKDTNHDGKIDFQEYVGQAAAHHDKEWLVTEKERFDKDHDINGDGMLTGNEVLSWIVPSNTAIASDEVDHLFVSTDEDHDDRLSYLEILNNYDTFVGSEATDYGDHLQNINHLSDEL from the exons ATGATGACGCTGTGGCCAATGGTTGTATTAACGCTGGCCATACTGGCTGCCGTTGGACCAATGCCCACCCATGGAGCTGTGGCGAGTCCCCACAAGCATGAGAAGCATACGAGCAAGGAACGTATTAAGGATGGTGTCTATGTGCCGCGCGATGCGCACCATCATGGCGAGCATGGCGAGCATAATGTGGAGTTTGATCATGAGGCGATTATAG GCAATACAAAAGAAGCGCAGGAGTTCGACACATTAACGCCGGAAGAGTCCAAAAGACGTCTAGCCATTCTCATACGCATGATGGATTTAAATAAGGACGAGTATATCGATCGTCACGAATTGAAAGCATGGATATTAAGGTCTTTTAA AAAACTGTCTGAGGAAGAGGCCGCAGATCGATTTGAGGAAATCGATTTGGATGGCGATGATAAAATTACTTGGAAAGAGTACTTGCTGGACACCTATGCCATGGAGGATGAAGACTTCAAAAAGGAAGTAATTGATTTCGATAGCTACGAAGATGAGCAGAATATGATTAAGCAGgataaagaaatgtttaatgCCGCCGATGTCAACAAGGATGGCGTACTCACAATGGAGGAgtatgtttattttcaaaaccCCGAAGAGCATCCACAAATGTTGCCCATTTTGCTGGAGCATACGATGCAGGACAAGGACACCAATCACGATGGCAAAATCGATTTTCAAGAGTATGTTGGCCAGGCGGCTGCGCATCACGACAAGGAATGGCTGGTGACGGAAAAGGAGCGCTTTGATAAGGATCACGATATCAACGGCGATGGCATGCTCACGGGCAATGAG GTTTTGTCTTGGATTGTGCCCAGCAATACGGCGATTGCCAGCGATGAGGTCGATCATTTATTTGTCTCTACGGATGAGGATCACGACGATCGGTTATCGTATTTGGAAATCCTCAACAACTATGACACATTTGTGGGCAGCGAGGCAACCGATTATGGTGATCATTTGCAAAACATTAATCATCTGTCTGATGAGCTGTAA
- the LOC132784134 gene encoding uncharacterized protein LOC132784134 isoform X1, translating into MPYIIIRGNLASYSHKYPWRVLVSGLKADDIEQLNKFSCGGYSDESTIVYLVHPCRILSALEILGFRVVASSSTAVKQDYNEYMWTMRKEFDEPEPESETVSVVRENLSNIGREAASLGNYHKVDSPE; encoded by the exons ATGCCGTACATTATCATACGCGGCAATCTAGCCTCCTACAGTCACAAATATCCATGGCGTGTACTCGTCTCTGGATTGAAAG cTGACGATATCGAGCAGTTGAACAAATTTTCATGTGGGGGCTACAGCGATGAGTCGACGATTGTCTATTTAGTGCATCCCTGTCGCATTTTGTCAGCGCTAGAG ATTTTGGGCTTTCGTGTGGTTGCGAGTTCATCGACGGCAGTGAAGCAGGATTATAACGAATATATGTGGACGATGCGCAAGGAGTTCGACGAACCCGAACCCGAGTCTGAAACTGTATCCGTTGTCCGTGAAAATCTATCAAATATTGGTCGCGAAGCCGCCAGTTTAGGCAACTATCACAAGGTTGATTCGCCGGAGTAA
- the LOC132784134 gene encoding uncharacterized protein LOC132784134 isoform X3 produces the protein MPYIIIRGNLASYSHKYPWRVLVSGLKADDIEQLNKFSCGGYSDESTIVYLVHPCRILSALEINYRNLNLNRFWAFVWLRVHRRQ, from the exons ATGCCGTACATTATCATACGCGGCAATCTAGCCTCCTACAGTCACAAATATCCATGGCGTGTACTCGTCTCTGGATTGAAAG cTGACGATATCGAGCAGTTGAACAAATTTTCATGTGGGGGCTACAGCGATGAGTCGACGATTGTCTATTTAGTGCATCCCTGTCGCATTTTGTCAGCGCTAGAG ATAAATTATCGAAATTTGAATCTGAATAGATTTTGGGCTTTCGTGTGGTTGCGAGTTCATCGACGGCAGTGA
- the LOC132784134 gene encoding uncharacterized protein LOC132784134 isoform X2, translating to MVRHTHTHCSTYVSDDIEQLNKFSCGGYSDESTIVYLVHPCRILSALEILGFRVVASSSTAVKQDYNEYMWTMRKEFDEPEPESETVSVVRENLSNIGREAASLGNYHKVDSPE from the exons ATGgtgagacacacacatacgcactgcagtacatacgtat cTGACGATATCGAGCAGTTGAACAAATTTTCATGTGGGGGCTACAGCGATGAGTCGACGATTGTCTATTTAGTGCATCCCTGTCGCATTTTGTCAGCGCTAGAG ATTTTGGGCTTTCGTGTGGTTGCGAGTTCATCGACGGCAGTGAAGCAGGATTATAACGAATATATGTGGACGATGCGCAAGGAGTTCGACGAACCCGAACCCGAGTCTGAAACTGTATCCGTTGTCCGTGAAAATCTATCAAATATTGGTCGCGAAGCCGCCAGTTTAGGCAACTATCACAAGGTTGATTCGCCGGAGTAA
- the LOC132784107 gene encoding uncharacterized protein LOC132784107 produces MSDNQQPSAAAATQTAATATTATAGTAATGAAAVAPKDSTLNCECPPAAVAPSATSIAGCPANVVTIPVPILQTEGTFAYVTVKGSLHDYTCTVFGLNQAEVQALSQRLSVKNCVNGVLIAVPPMVMLNTLAQLSYKVICSCGEAEICWTMQREV; encoded by the coding sequence ATGAGCGATAATCAACAACcatcagcggcagcagcaactcaaacagcagcaacagcaacaactgcgacAGCGGGAACGGCAGcaactggagcagcagcagtagcaccCAAGGACTCCACATTGAATTGCGAGTGTCCACCAGCAGCGGTTGCACCATCGGCCACCTCCATTGCCGGCTGTCCGGCCAACGTTGTGACCATCCCAGTGCCCATTTTGCAAACGGAAGGCACCTTTGCCTACGTCACCGTGAAAGGTTCACTGCATGATTACACTTGCACTGTGTTTGGCTTGAATCAGGCAGAAGTTCAGGCTCTCTCGCAACGTTTGTCGGTGAAGAATTGTGTGAATGGCGTTCTGATTGCAGTGCCGCCAATGGTTATGTTGAATACGCTGGCACAGCTCAGCTATAAAGTCATTTGCAGTTGCGGCGAGGCCGAAATCTGTTGGACCATGCAGCGTGAAGTTTAA
- the LOC132784098 gene encoding ankyrin repeat domain-containing protein 39, producing the protein MDQHSADNCKCHKQTQPAQQTLSDMDFDRGIWNAAIYNEVDRVREFIKKGQAMARDDCDYTALHYAARNGHEQICKLLLDEGKVDVNAVTKAGATSLHRAAMMGHLDIVKLLATQPKVNLLLQDECGQSALHRAALRGQLEVCRYLLQQQPELKLLKDKKDKIAFEYIMENANDDFKLLLKP; encoded by the exons ATGGATCAGCATAGCGCGGACAATTGCAAGTGCCACAAGCAAACGCAGCCGGCACAACAAACACTCTCCGACATGGACTTTGATCGTGGCATCTGGAATGCAG CTATCTACAATGAGGTGGATCGCGTGCGCGAATTCATCAAGAAGGGTCAGGCCATGGCACGGGATGACTGCGACTATACGGCATTGCATTATGCGGCACGCAATGGCCACGAGCAGATCTGCAAACTTCTGCTCGACGAGGGCAAAGTGGACGTGAATGCGGTGACCAAGGCGGGCGCCACATCTCTCCATCGTGCTGCAATGATGG GTCATCTTGATATTGTTAAGCTGTTAGCAACACAGCCTAAGGTCAATCTGTTGCTTCAAGACGAGTGCGGTCAGAGTGCATTGCATCGTGCGGCATTGCGTGGACAACTAGAAGTGTGTCGATatctgttgcagcagcagcccgaACTGAAGCTGCTCAAAGACAAGAAGGATAAAATTGCATTCGAGTATATTATGGAGAATGCCAACGATGATTTCAAGCTGCTTCTAAAGCCCTAA